The sequence TCGCGGGTCTTTGGGAATTAAGAATTCTCTGACCTGTTCTTCTACCTCCGCCTGCTGTCGTTCCAACTTGCTTCGTTCTTCCGCCGCCAATTTGTGCAATTCACTCCCGGCTGCGGGATCGGCGAGCATTTGTATCGCATCGTCGAGCTGTTTCCCATAGTCCTGATAGAGCTCAAACAGTTTGGCAGCCGGTTCGAGATCGGTCCGCTCCTTGCTGAGCTTGTGCAACAAGTTTGGCTGGCTGACGACAGACGGATCCATGAGCTGATCAGTCAGCTCCTGAAATCTCGACGCAAGGCCCTCCCACTTCTTAAGTAACACGGTTTCCATTGTTTCAGGCCCTACCCCACTAACGGTCACAAAAAAAGAGACCCTGCTTCAAACACGAAGCAGGGTCTCTTTTATACTTGTGTGGGGCGCTACTTACCCTTCTTCGCGTATTTCTTTTTGAACCGTTCGACCCGTCCCTCAGTGTCGACGATCTTCTGCGTACCGGTGAAGAACGGATGACAATTAGAACAGATATCGACGCTGATGTTACCGATGGTCGTACGAGTCTTGAAGGAATTCCCGCACGCGCAGTGAACGGTGGCCTCCCGATAGACTGGATGAATACCCTTCTGCATGATTGCCGACTCCTTACCGAAGAGTTACGATCGCGCTAGCCCATTCCCTAATGGGTCCGCACTGTATCTGAAGGACGCACAAGATACAAGCGTCCCTATCGATTCATCGACTGCAGGAACTCTTGATTGTTCTTAGTGCCACCAATCTTATCCATAAGGAATTCCATGGCTTCCATCGTGCCCAAGGGGCTGAGCACCTTGCGAAGAATCCACATCTTATTAAGCCGATCCTTATCCACCAGCAATTCTTCTTTTCTCGTCCCAGACTGACTGATATCGATGGCCGGGAAGAGACGCTTATCAGCGAGACGACGATCCAGGTGAACCTCCATATTTCCGGTTCCTTTGAATTCTTCAAAGATGACATCGTCCATTCGACTACCGGTATCCACCAGTGCGGTCGCCATGATGGTCAAGCTTCCGCCGTTCTCAATGTTTCGTGCCGCTCCAAAGAAGCGTTTCGGCCGTTGCAGTGCGTTGGAATCGAGACCACCGGAGAGCACCTTGCCGCTCGGTGGGGCAATGGTGTTGTAGGCGCGAGCCAGTCGCGTGATGCTATCCAACAGAATGACAACATCCTTTTTGTGCTCAACCAGCCGCTTTGCCTTCTCTAGTACCATTTCAGCAACTTGGGCATGCCGCTGAGCCGGTTCATCAAAGGTTGAACTGATCACTTCTGCCTTCACTTGTCTCTGCCAGTCTGTAACTTCCTCCGGCCGTTCATCGATGAGCAAGACAATGAGGGTCACTTCACTATGATTCTTCAGGATGGCGCGAGCGATCGCCTGCAACAACATGGTCTTTCCGGTACGCGGAGCCGCCACAATCAATCCTCGTTGGCCTTTACCGATGGGAGTCGTCAAATCCATTACCCGAGTGCAATACTCTTCGCGGTCAAATTCCAGGTTAAGTCGCTCTTCGGGATACAACGGGGTGAGGTTGTCGAACAAGATTTTATCTCGCGCCACCTCTGGATCTTCGTAATTGACCTTTTCGACCTTGAGCAGGGCAAAATACCGTTCACTTTCTTTTGGAGGGCGGATTTGGCCTGACACAATGTCGCCCGTGCGGAGGTTGAATCGCCGAATTTGTGATGGAGAGATATAAATGTCGTCGGGTCCCGGTAAGTAATTGGAGTCAGGGGCACGGAGGAAGCCGAATCCATCAGGAAGAGTTTCGAGCACTCCTTCGCCGTAAACCGAACCGTTTTTCTCGGTCTGCGCCTGGAGAATCGCGAAGATGAGCTCTTGTTTCCGTAAGTTGGCGGCACCTTCTATTTTTAAGTCACGAGCCACATCATTCAGGTCGGCAATGGACTTCTGCTTCAATTCTGCGAGATGCATTACTTCCCCCTTAGCTACTGACATACGACTCCTCCCGAGATTTGGCTCGGTTACCGTTTAGAAGAATACGCTCGGACTGGGTGACCATGCGAAACGTGTTTTTTACCTTGGCGATGAGCTTGGATCTTGGTCCGTTGGGTTGGAAAAACTTATGGAAGTTCGCTATCCGCTTCTTTTTATGTGGAGAACTCGTATCGTCTCAAAATTTCATGGCATCTACGATGCCCCAGCAAAGCCTTTGTTCGGCTAACTAATCCGGC is a genomic window of Candidatus Nitrospira kreftii containing:
- a CDS encoding hypothetical protein (transcription termination factor), whose translation is MSVAKGEVMHLAELKQKSIADLNDVARDLKIEGAANLRKQELIFAILQAQTEKNGSVYGEGVLETLPDGFGFLRAPDSNYLPGPDDIYISPSQIRRFNLRTGDIVSGQIRPPKESERYFALLKVEKVNYEDPEVARDKILFDNLTPLYPEERLNLEFDREEYCTRVMDLTTPIGKGQRGLIVAAPRTGKTMLLQAIARAILKNHSEVTLIVLLIDERPEEVTDWQRQVKAEVISSTFDEPAQRHAQVAEMVLEKAKRLVEHKKDVVILLDSITRLARAYNTIAPPSGKVLSGGLDSNALQRPKRFFGAARNIENGGSLTIMATALVDTGSRMDDVIFEEFKGTGNMEVHLDRRLADKRLFPAIDISQSGTRKEELLVDKDRLNKMWILRKVLSPLGTMEAMEFLMDKIGGTKNNQEFLQSMNR
- a CDS encoding 50S ribosomal subunit protein L31; the protein is MQKGIHPVYREATVHCACGNSFKTRTTIGNISVDICSNCHPFFTGTQKIVDTEGRVERFKKKYAKKGK